In a single window of the Micromonospora inositola genome:
- a CDS encoding CCA tRNA nucleotidyltransferase, with amino-acid sequence MSEASASHAADRRELTAAQRNAVAELLRVSPVADELGRRFVAAGHELHLVGGSVRDALLGRLGEDLDFCTDAHPDETLRIIKGWAESIWETGREFGTIGLQRDGLRLEITTFRAEAYDQVSRNPIVEYGTSLEDDLKRRDFTINAMAVSLPDHRFTDPHGGLADLAAKAIRTPGTPQESFRDDPLRMLRAARFTAQLRFAVHPDVREAMTRMAADLDRITAERIRDEFTKLLCGADPITGLRLLVDTGLGERFLPELTGLKLTIDEHAQHKDVYEHTLTVVENAMSMEEDGCDFVLRMAALMHDVGKPATKAVGPDGRVSFHHHEVVGARLTKARMKAMRYPKDVTSKVVALVALHLRFYGYGRGEWTDSAVRRYVADAGDLLPRLHKLTRSDCTTRNRRKAAALAADYDALEERIARIAAEEDLARVRPDLDGNAIMELLGVPPGPVVGKAWQHLKEQRLERGPLDRDEAEAELLRWAREQGVLD; translated from the coding sequence ATGTCCGAAGCCTCCGCATCCCACGCCGCCGACCGCCGCGAGCTCACCGCCGCGCAGCGCAACGCCGTCGCCGAGCTGCTCCGCGTCTCGCCGGTCGCCGACGAGCTCGGTCGCCGGTTCGTCGCGGCGGGCCACGAACTGCACCTGGTGGGCGGTTCGGTCCGGGACGCGCTGCTCGGCCGGCTCGGCGAGGACCTGGACTTCTGCACCGACGCGCACCCCGACGAGACGCTGCGGATCATCAAGGGCTGGGCCGAGTCGATCTGGGAGACCGGTCGGGAGTTCGGCACCATCGGCCTGCAGCGCGACGGGCTCCGCCTGGAGATCACCACCTTCCGCGCGGAGGCGTACGACCAGGTCAGCCGTAACCCGATCGTCGAGTACGGGACCAGCCTGGAAGACGACCTCAAGCGGCGGGACTTCACCATCAACGCGATGGCGGTGAGCCTCCCCGACCACCGCTTCACCGACCCGCACGGCGGCCTGGCCGACCTCGCGGCCAAGGCCATCCGTACTCCCGGCACGCCTCAGGAGTCGTTCCGCGACGACCCGCTGCGGATGCTGCGGGCGGCCCGGTTCACCGCCCAGCTCCGCTTCGCCGTCCACCCGGACGTCCGCGAGGCGATGACCCGGATGGCCGCCGACCTGGACCGGATCACCGCCGAGCGGATTCGGGACGAGTTCACCAAGCTGCTCTGCGGCGCGGACCCGATCACCGGGTTGCGGCTGCTGGTCGACACCGGGCTGGGCGAGCGGTTCCTGCCCGAGCTGACCGGGCTGAAGCTGACGATCGACGAGCACGCCCAGCACAAGGACGTGTACGAGCACACCCTCACCGTGGTCGAGAACGCCATGTCGATGGAGGAGGACGGCTGCGACTTCGTGCTGCGGATGGCCGCGCTGATGCACGACGTCGGCAAGCCGGCCACCAAGGCGGTCGGCCCCGACGGCCGGGTCAGCTTCCACCACCACGAGGTGGTCGGGGCCCGGCTGACCAAGGCCCGGATGAAGGCCATGCGGTACCCGAAGGACGTCACCTCGAAGGTGGTCGCCCTGGTCGCGCTGCACCTGCGTTTCTACGGGTACGGCCGGGGCGAGTGGACCGACTCGGCGGTGCGCCGGTACGTCGCGGACGCCGGTGACCTGCTGCCCCGGCTGCACAAGCTGACCCGGTCGGACTGCACCACCCGCAACCGGCGCAAGGCGGCCGCGCTGGCCGCCGACTACGACGCGCTGGAGGAGCGGATCGCCCGGATCGCCGCCGAGGAGGACCTGGCCCGGGTTCGCCCCGACCTGGACGGCAACGCGATCATGGAGTTGCTCGGCGTACCGCCGGGACCGGTGGTGGGGAAGGCCTGGCAGCACCTGAAGGAGCAGCGCCTGGAGCGCGGCCCGCTGGACCGCGACGAGGCCGAGGCGGAGCTGCTGCGCTGGGCCCGGGAGCAGGGCGTCCTGGACTGA
- a CDS encoding methylated-DNA--[protein]-cysteine S-methyltransferase produces MRWTVLDSPIGEFSVATDDEAVCGAHFGRVESATDEPVGGLAGRSVAELRAYFAGELTEFTVPVAVRRGSDFERAVWGEMTRIPYGETLTYGEVARAVGEPGAARAVGVACNRNPIPVIVPCHRIVGAGGKLVGFGGGLPRKVTLLELEAGVALQRAWS; encoded by the coding sequence ATGCGCTGGACCGTGCTCGACTCGCCGATTGGGGAGTTCTCCGTGGCCACCGACGACGAGGCGGTCTGCGGGGCGCACTTCGGGCGGGTGGAGTCGGCGACCGACGAGCCCGTCGGCGGGCTGGCCGGCCGGTCGGTGGCCGAGCTACGGGCGTACTTCGCCGGTGAGCTGACCGAGTTCACCGTGCCGGTGGCGGTGCGCCGGGGGTCCGACTTCGAGCGGGCGGTCTGGGGGGAGATGACCCGCATCCCGTACGGGGAGACGCTCACCTACGGCGAGGTGGCGAGGGCGGTCGGCGAGCCGGGCGCGGCCCGGGCGGTCGGGGTCGCCTGCAACCGGAACCCGATTCCGGTGATCGTGCCCTGCCACCGGATCGTCGGGGCGGGCGGCAAGCTGGTCGGCTTCGGCGGCGGGCTGCCGCGCAAGGTGACGCTCCTGGAGTTGGAGGCCGGCGTCGCCCTGCAACGCGCCTGGTCGTGA
- a CDS encoding inositol-3-phosphate synthase codes for MGSVRVAIVGVGNCASSLVQGVEYYRNADPNDRVPGLMHVTFGDYHVSDVEFVAAFDVDAKKVGMDLAEAIVASENNTIKLCDVPPTGVSVQRGPTFDGLGQYYREIIEESDTEPVDVAKALRDAQVDVVVSYLPVGSEQADKFYAQAAIDAGCAFVNALPVFIASDPEWAKKFEDAGLPIVGDDIKSQVGATIVHRALAKLFEDRGVELLRTYQLNFGGNMDFMNMLERTRLVSKKISKTQSVTSQIPHEMSKSDVHIGPSDHVPWLDDRKWAYIRLEGRSFGDTPLNAELKLEVWDSPNSAGVIIDAVRAAKIALDRKIGGPILSASSYFMKSPPKQYADHDAHAAVEAFIAGEVER; via the coding sequence ATGGGCTCCGTCCGCGTCGCCATCGTCGGTGTGGGTAACTGCGCCTCGTCCCTCGTACAGGGCGTGGAGTACTACCGGAACGCCGATCCGAACGACCGCGTCCCGGGTCTCATGCACGTCACCTTCGGCGACTACCACGTCTCGGACGTGGAGTTTGTCGCGGCGTTCGACGTGGACGCCAAGAAGGTGGGCATGGACCTCGCGGAGGCGATCGTCGCCAGCGAGAACAACACCATCAAGCTCTGCGACGTGCCGCCGACCGGCGTCAGCGTGCAGCGCGGTCCGACCTTCGACGGTCTGGGCCAGTACTACCGCGAGATCATCGAGGAGTCGGACACCGAGCCGGTCGATGTGGCCAAGGCGCTGCGCGACGCGCAGGTCGACGTCGTCGTCTCCTACCTGCCGGTCGGCTCCGAGCAGGCCGACAAGTTCTACGCCCAGGCCGCGATCGACGCCGGCTGCGCGTTCGTGAACGCCCTGCCGGTCTTCATCGCCTCCGACCCCGAGTGGGCGAAGAAGTTCGAAGACGCGGGTCTGCCGATCGTCGGCGACGACATCAAGAGCCAGGTCGGCGCCACCATCGTGCACCGCGCCCTGGCGAAGCTCTTCGAGGACCGCGGTGTCGAGCTGCTGCGCACGTACCAGCTCAACTTCGGCGGCAACATGGACTTCATGAACATGCTGGAGCGCACCCGCCTGGTCTCGAAGAAGATCTCGAAGACCCAGTCGGTGACCTCCCAGATCCCGCACGAGATGAGCAAGAGCGACGTGCACATCGGCCCGTCGGACCACGTGCCGTGGCTCGACGACCGCAAGTGGGCGTACATCCGCCTGGAAGGCCGCTCCTTCGGCGACACCCCGCTCAACGCCGAGCTCAAGCTCGAGGTGTGGGACTCGCCGAACTCGGCCGGTGTCATCATCGACGCCGTCCGGGCCGCGAAGATCGCGCTGGACCGCAAGATCGGCGGCCCGATCCTGTCGGCCTCGTCGTACTTCATGAAGTCCCCGCCCAAGCAGTACGCCGACCACGACGCGCACGCCGCCGTCGAGGCGTTCATCGCCGGCGAGGTCGAGCGCTGA
- a CDS encoding PadR family transcriptional regulator yields MLEFAILGLLQEAPMHGYELRKELTAKLGAIRAAISYGSLYPTLRRLQAAGWITEAAETPATAEEVPALTSRRGRVVYTITAEGKERFAQLIAQAGPETYDDTGFGVHFAFFARTDQATRLRILEGRRRKIEERREGLRDVLGRAAERLDAYTLELQRHGLDACEREVRWLEELIANERSGRAPTVPLPGTAGGRRDDNSPPPPGESRKERP; encoded by the coding sequence ATGCTCGAGTTCGCCATCCTGGGCCTCCTGCAGGAGGCTCCGATGCACGGCTACGAGCTGCGCAAGGAGCTGACCGCCAAGCTCGGCGCCATCCGGGCGGCGATCAGCTACGGCTCGCTCTACCCGACCCTGCGCCGGCTGCAGGCGGCGGGCTGGATCACCGAAGCCGCCGAGACACCCGCGACCGCCGAGGAGGTTCCCGCGCTGACCAGCCGACGTGGTCGGGTGGTCTACACCATTACCGCGGAGGGCAAGGAACGCTTCGCCCAACTGATAGCGCAGGCTGGTCCCGAGACGTACGACGACACGGGCTTCGGCGTGCACTTCGCGTTCTTCGCCCGGACCGACCAGGCCACCCGGCTCCGGATCCTGGAAGGTCGTCGCCGCAAGATCGAGGAGCGTCGCGAAGGTCTTCGTGACGTGCTCGGCCGGGCAGCCGAGCGCCTCGACGCGTACACCCTGGAACTGCAGCGCCACGGCCTCGACGCCTGTGAGCGTGAGGTCCGCTGGCTGGAGGAGCTCATCGCCAATGAGCGCTCCGGCCGTGCCCCGACCGTCCCGCTACCCGGGACAGCCGGCGGCCGACGAGATGACAACAGCCCGCCCCCGCCTGGCGAGTCCAGGAAAGAGCGGCCGTGA
- a CDS encoding DUF5318 domain-containing protein, which produces MRTSRQVVDYSLQKRAVLRELLAGRVGTYDVCDASPYLKNAARFHGEPTEERCPICRSENLIHVHYIYGDELKQSAGQARTRAELPVLAMTLREFQVFVVEVCLGCDWNHLVEQFLLGRDGLAGGTEDGAERGAVSGPSAPNGSTPRRRREAQR; this is translated from the coding sequence ATGCGTACGTCTCGCCAGGTCGTCGACTACTCGCTCCAGAAGCGAGCGGTGCTGCGCGAGCTCCTCGCCGGCCGGGTCGGCACGTACGACGTCTGCGACGCCTCGCCGTACCTGAAGAACGCCGCCCGGTTCCACGGCGAACCCACCGAGGAGCGCTGCCCGATCTGCCGCAGCGAGAACCTCATCCACGTCCACTACATTTACGGGGACGAACTCAAGCAGTCCGCCGGCCAGGCGCGTACCCGGGCCGAGTTGCCCGTCCTGGCGATGACGTTGCGTGAGTTCCAGGTCTTCGTGGTGGAGGTGTGCCTCGGCTGTGACTGGAACCATCTCGTCGAGCAGTTCCTGCTCGGCCGGGACGGGCTGGCCGGCGGCACGGAGGACGGGGCGGAGCGGGGCGCGGTGAGCGGCCCGTCCGCCCCGAACGGTTCCACCCCTCGTCGAAGGCGAGAGGCGCAACGGTGA
- a CDS encoding transglycosylase domain-containing protein: MNYGDPSSSRGRAQIPGPNGDPGSGGSPHGNGWSSAPEGGASARASVPPRGSASGGRASVGGAAPAPRGGAAGSASVGRAGAGRASVPVSPAPGGASGRAGAGRASVGAAAVGSAGRASVGSAAVGGRASVARAGVPGMAGSGPGGPGGPNGPGRRGGRGDDPGAAARAKKRRRINMLIASFAVFIMLAGIGVVGFTYYSTNVILPEDTTPPLASTIYAGDGKTPIAKVGAENRAFVAIKDIPQWVQDAVAAAEDRNFYRHSGVDYKGIARAAWNNFTGGDKQGASTITQQYARNAYDNLKQDTYARKVKEAILASKLNDKYDKPTIMQHYLNIVYFGRGAYGIEAAAQTYFGKPTKNLTVAEAAVLAALIKQPEPSATHKGYDPAINQAAALDRWNYVISGMITEGWLDAPGKQPHPTEYPLKSLKKPNSRGVGVDFGVNTPYGNVINYVAQEMREKKLCTDNDADVTDNKPLCSQALSKGGYRITTTIDTKMQKAALEAAQRATKGSELDGQPKNLMAAVVSIDPRTGGVRAYYGGDNGTGTDYAGKNYDNGVVSGGHSPGSSFKIYTLAAALKAGKSLESRWKGKAFTPEGVTWKVSNAGTDNPSCGNSCTLEVSTLKSLNVPFYYVTQEIGPDKVVEMARNAGVTMMWQTDTNPAKPHDLTKEKPQDLAPAPFYHVVGYGQYPITVLDHANGVATFANGGKYIKAHFVKLVEKQDQQTGTWRKLGGEQVKPVQRIDQDIVRDVTSVLEKYPAAVNRRLADGRKAAEKTGTWEQKPGTTENGDAWMIGYTPQLATAVWVGNVKNRLPIKDKSGAKISGAKMPGAIFQRFMNEALKGEKEMDFLEAAHVGDPNSGNGEAPPPTAPPVMPGCPDPLNPFCPVNGGGNGNGNGGPTNPFDPRPGGGGGGGGGILPTTPPRQTY, encoded by the coding sequence ATGAACTACGGCGATCCCAGTTCTTCGCGTGGGCGGGCCCAGATCCCGGGCCCCAACGGCGACCCCGGTTCCGGTGGGAGCCCGCACGGGAACGGCTGGTCATCAGCCCCGGAGGGTGGGGCCTCGGCCCGCGCCTCCGTCCCGCCCCGGGGGTCCGCGTCCGGTGGACGGGCCTCCGTCGGCGGCGCGGCTCCGGCACCGCGCGGCGGTGCGGCGGGCTCGGCCTCGGTGGGCCGGGCCGGCGCGGGACGGGCCTCGGTGCCCGTCTCCCCGGCCCCCGGTGGCGCCTCGGGTCGGGCCGGCGCGGGCCGCGCCTCGGTCGGCGCGGCCGCGGTGGGCTCGGCCGGGCGGGCGAGCGTCGGCTCGGCGGCCGTGGGTGGTCGGGCCTCGGTGGCCCGCGCCGGGGTGCCGGGCATGGCGGGCAGTGGTCCCGGCGGTCCCGGTGGGCCGAACGGTCCCGGCCGCCGCGGTGGCCGCGGTGACGACCCGGGCGCGGCGGCCCGGGCGAAGAAGCGCCGGCGGATCAACATGCTGATCGCCAGCTTTGCCGTCTTCATCATGCTCGCCGGCATCGGCGTGGTCGGCTTCACCTACTACTCCACCAACGTCATCCTCCCCGAGGACACCACCCCGCCGCTCGCCAGCACCATCTACGCGGGTGACGGCAAGACACCCATCGCCAAGGTCGGCGCGGAGAACCGCGCCTTCGTCGCCATCAAGGACATCCCGCAGTGGGTGCAGGACGCGGTCGCCGCGGCGGAGGACCGGAACTTCTACCGGCACTCCGGTGTGGACTACAAGGGCATCGCCCGGGCCGCCTGGAACAACTTCACCGGCGGCGACAAGCAGGGCGCCTCGACCATCACCCAGCAGTACGCCCGCAACGCCTACGACAACCTGAAGCAGGACACGTACGCGCGGAAGGTGAAGGAGGCGATCCTCGCCTCCAAGCTGAACGACAAGTACGACAAGCCGACGATCATGCAGCACTACCTGAACATCGTCTACTTCGGGCGGGGCGCGTACGGCATCGAGGCGGCGGCCCAGACGTACTTCGGCAAGCCGACGAAGAACCTGACCGTGGCAGAGGCAGCGGTGCTCGCGGCGCTGATCAAGCAGCCGGAGCCGAGCGCCACGCACAAGGGCTACGACCCGGCGATCAACCAGGCGGCCGCGCTGGACCGGTGGAACTACGTGATCAGCGGCATGATCACCGAGGGCTGGTTGGACGCGCCGGGCAAGCAACCGCACCCGACTGAATACCCGCTCAAGTCGCTCAAGAAGCCCAACTCGAGGGGCGTCGGGGTCGACTTCGGCGTCAACACGCCGTACGGCAACGTGATCAACTATGTCGCGCAGGAGATGCGGGAGAAGAAGCTCTGCACCGACAACGACGCCGACGTCACCGACAACAAGCCGCTCTGCTCGCAGGCGCTCAGCAAGGGCGGCTACCGGATCACCACCACCATCGACACCAAGATGCAGAAGGCGGCGCTCGAGGCGGCCCAGCGCGCCACCAAGGGCTCCGAGTTGGACGGTCAGCCGAAGAACCTGATGGCGGCCGTGGTGTCGATCGATCCCAGGACCGGCGGTGTGCGTGCCTACTACGGCGGTGACAACGGCACCGGCACCGACTACGCCGGCAAGAACTACGACAACGGCGTCGTCAGCGGCGGCCACTCGCCCGGTTCGAGTTTCAAGATCTACACGCTGGCCGCGGCGCTCAAGGCCGGCAAGTCCCTCGAGTCCCGGTGGAAGGGCAAGGCGTTCACCCCGGAGGGGGTCACCTGGAAGGTCAGCAACGCCGGCACCGACAACCCGTCCTGCGGCAACTCCTGCACCCTCGAGGTGTCGACGCTGAAGTCGCTGAACGTGCCGTTCTACTACGTGACCCAGGAGATCGGCCCGGACAAGGTCGTCGAGATGGCCAGGAACGCCGGCGTCACGATGATGTGGCAGACGGACACCAACCCGGCGAAGCCGCACGACCTCACCAAGGAGAAGCCGCAGGACCTCGCGCCGGCGCCCTTCTACCACGTCGTCGGCTACGGCCAGTACCCGATCACCGTGCTGGACCACGCCAACGGCGTCGCCACCTTCGCCAACGGCGGGAAGTACATCAAGGCGCACTTCGTGAAGCTGGTGGAGAAGCAGGACCAGCAGACCGGTACGTGGCGGAAGCTGGGCGGTGAGCAGGTCAAGCCGGTGCAGCGAATCGACCAGGACATCGTCCGCGACGTGACCTCGGTACTGGAGAAGTACCCGGCCGCCGTGAACCGCCGGCTCGCCGACGGCCGCAAGGCCGCCGAGAAGACCGGTACCTGGGAGCAGAAGCCGGGGACCACCGAGAACGGCGACGCCTGGATGATCGGCTACACCCCCCAGCTCGCGACCGCGGTCTGGGTCGGCAACGTCAAGAACCGTCTACCGATCAAGGACAAGAGCGGCGCGAAGATCAGCGGCGCCAAGATGCCGGGCGCCATCTTCCAACGGTTCATGAACGAGGCGCTCAAGGGCGAGAAGGAGATGGACTTCCTGGAGGCCGCGCACGTCGGCGACCCGAACTCCGGCAACGGGGAGGCCCCGCCGCCGACGGCGCCGCCCGTGATGCCGGGCTGCCCGGACCCGCTGAACCCGTTCTGCCCGGTCAACGGTGGCGGCAACGGCAACGGCAACGGCGGGCCGACCAACCCGTTCGATCCGCGACCCGGCGGTGGTGGCGGTGGTGGCGGCGGGATCCTCCCGACCACACCACCACGGCAGACGTACTGA
- a CDS encoding glycosyltransferase family 87 protein: MSTQSTAGIDGAETTDHPSRSDGFVRGVSEVIGGPLGDHAVALDRPAGREGRFWTAARIVLALVCLTLALHWVQKSPCQDGAWQNNVQYTRLCYTDVLALYYAEGLNEGKVPYVDHPVEYPVLTGYLMGALGLPVHALGVDNPGINQGRWFYNLNALVLSALAVATVAVILALRRRRPWDAALFALAPALLLTATVNWDLLAVGLAAFGLLAWARSEPSLYGAVLAALAGVLLGLGGAAKMWPLFILGPILVLAVRAGRVWAALLSIITAAMTVVLVNLPVAIPYRESWGRFFELNTTRPIDWGTLWYIGRYLDGKVSPSAPGKLGPFEWLNANIPTLNWLSYALFGLACLGIAALALLAPRRPRLAQLAFLVVAVFLIFSKVWSQQFVLWLLPLAVLARPRWGAFLAWQLAEVCYFAAFYGELLGAATNRPVFPEGVFVLAASLRLITVAVLCGFVIRDILRPERDVVRHTYADDPDGGVLDGSPDAPWYVRWRDRSSTGSAPADPVTV, translated from the coding sequence ATGAGCACCCAGTCGACGGCAGGCATCGACGGCGCCGAAACCACCGACCACCCGTCCCGCTCGGACGGCTTCGTCCGCGGCGTCTCCGAGGTGATCGGCGGACCGCTGGGCGACCACGCGGTCGCGCTGGACCGGCCCGCCGGCCGGGAGGGGCGCTTCTGGACGGCCGCCCGGATCGTGCTGGCCCTGGTCTGCCTGACCCTCGCCCTGCACTGGGTGCAGAAGTCGCCCTGCCAGGACGGCGCCTGGCAGAACAACGTGCAGTACACCCGGCTCTGCTACACCGACGTGCTGGCGCTCTACTACGCCGAGGGGCTGAACGAGGGCAAGGTGCCCTACGTCGACCACCCCGTCGAGTACCCGGTGCTGACCGGCTACCTCATGGGCGCGCTGGGGCTGCCGGTGCACGCCCTCGGCGTCGACAACCCCGGCATCAACCAGGGCCGGTGGTTCTACAACCTGAACGCGCTGGTGCTCAGCGCGCTCGCGGTGGCCACCGTAGCGGTCATCCTCGCCCTACGGCGACGACGACCCTGGGACGCGGCGCTCTTCGCGCTCGCCCCCGCACTGCTGCTCACCGCCACGGTCAACTGGGACCTGCTCGCGGTCGGGCTGGCCGCGTTCGGACTGCTGGCCTGGGCGCGGTCCGAACCCAGCCTGTACGGTGCCGTGCTGGCCGCCCTGGCCGGGGTGCTGCTCGGGCTCGGCGGCGCGGCGAAGATGTGGCCGCTGTTCATCCTCGGGCCGATCCTGGTGCTCGCGGTCCGCGCCGGCCGGGTCTGGGCCGCACTCCTGTCCATCATCACGGCCGCGATGACGGTGGTGTTGGTGAACCTGCCGGTGGCGATTCCCTACCGGGAAAGCTGGGGGCGCTTCTTCGAGCTGAACACCACTCGGCCGATCGACTGGGGCACGCTCTGGTACATCGGCCGCTACCTGGACGGCAAGGTGAGCCCGTCGGCCCCGGGCAAGCTCGGGCCGTTCGAGTGGCTGAACGCCAACATCCCCACCCTCAACTGGCTGTCGTACGCCCTCTTCGGGCTGGCCTGCCTCGGCATTGCCGCGCTGGCGCTGCTCGCGCCGCGGCGGCCCCGGCTGGCCCAGCTCGCCTTCCTGGTGGTCGCCGTCTTCCTGATCTTCAGCAAGGTCTGGTCCCAGCAGTTCGTGCTCTGGTTGCTCCCGCTCGCGGTGCTCGCCCGACCGCGCTGGGGCGCCTTCCTGGCCTGGCAGCTCGCCGAGGTGTGCTACTTCGCCGCGTTCTACGGCGAGCTGCTCGGCGCGGCGACCAACCGGCCGGTCTTCCCGGAGGGCGTCTTCGTGCTGGCCGCCAGCCTCCGGCTGATCACCGTCGCGGTGCTCTGCGGCTTCGTGATCCGGGACATCCTGCGGCCCGAGCGCGACGTGGTCCGCCACACCTATGCCGACGACCCGGACGGTGGCGTCCTCGACGGCTCCCCCGACGCCCCCTGGTACGTCCGCTGGCGCGACCGCTCCTCGACGGGCTCCGCGCCGGCCGATCCCGTCACGGTGTAG
- a CDS encoding deoxyribonuclease IV produces MRIGAHVDPTDPLAEAAARDAEAVQFFLSDPQGWKAPKPRADADRLRGADVDLYVHAPYVINVATLNNRIRIPSRKLLLSHATAAAAIGAKGLIVHGGHVNAGDDLAVGFDNWRKTFAYAADSGGFPVPVLIENTAGGDNACARHLDALARLWDALGDYEVGFCLDTCHAHAGGEELLGLVDRVKAITGRIDLVHANNSKGAFNSGQDRHDNLDGGTIDPELVVAVIRAAGAPVIVETPGGVDGQAADVAFLRGQLGTGTSAA; encoded by the coding sequence ATGCGTATCGGAGCCCACGTCGATCCGACCGACCCGCTGGCCGAGGCGGCCGCCCGTGACGCCGAGGCCGTGCAGTTCTTCCTCTCCGATCCACAGGGATGGAAGGCCCCGAAGCCCCGGGCGGACGCCGACCGGCTGCGCGGCGCGGACGTCGACCTCTACGTCCACGCGCCGTACGTCATCAACGTGGCCACGCTCAACAATCGGATCCGGATCCCGAGCCGGAAGCTGCTGCTGAGCCATGCCACGGCGGCGGCGGCGATCGGCGCGAAGGGGCTGATCGTGCACGGCGGCCACGTCAACGCCGGCGACGACCTGGCGGTCGGCTTCGACAACTGGCGCAAGACCTTCGCGTACGCCGCCGACTCCGGCGGCTTTCCGGTCCCGGTCCTGATCGAGAACACCGCCGGTGGCGACAACGCCTGCGCCCGGCACCTCGACGCGCTGGCCCGGCTCTGGGACGCCCTCGGCGACTACGAGGTGGGCTTCTGCCTGGACACCTGCCACGCCCACGCCGGCGGCGAGGAGCTGCTGGGGCTGGTCGACCGGGTCAAGGCGATCACCGGCCGGATCGACCTGGTGCACGCGAACAACTCCAAGGGCGCCTTCAACTCGGGGCAGGACCGGCACGACAACCTCGACGGCGGCACGATCGACCCCGAGCTGGTGGTGGCGGTGATCCGCGCCGCCGGCGCCCCGGTCATCGTGGAGACGCCCGGCGGGGTCGACGGCCAGGCGGCGGACGTCGCCTTCCTGCGCGGGCAGCTCGGCACGGGGACGTCGGCCGCATGA
- the rpsF gene encoding 30S ribosomal protein S6, which translates to MRHYEIMVILDPSLEERTVAPSLDTYLNVIRTAGGSVEKTDVWGRRRLAYEISKKAEGIYAVIDLQATPAAVAELDRQLRLNESVLRTKVIRPEMR; encoded by the coding sequence TTGCGTCATTACGAGATCATGGTGATCCTCGACCCCAGCCTCGAGGAGCGCACCGTCGCCCCGTCGCTCGACACGTACCTGAACGTGATCCGGACCGCGGGTGGCTCGGTGGAGAAGACCGACGTGTGGGGCCGCCGGCGCCTCGCGTACGAGATCAGCAAGAAGGCCGAGGGCATCTACGCCGTCATCGACCTGCAGGCCACGCCTGCGGCCGTGGCCGAGCTGGACCGTCAGCTGCGGCTCAACGAGTCCGTGCTGCGCACCAAGGTCATCCGGCCGGAGATGCGCTAA
- a CDS encoding single-stranded DNA-binding protein, translating to MREEMVMAGDTTITVIGNLTDDPELRFTPSGAAVAKFRVASTPRFMDKTTNEWKDGEPLFLACTVWRQAAEHVAESLQRGARVIVSGRLRQRSYETREGEKRTVIELEVDEIGPSLRYATAKVQKMSRSGGGGGGFGSGGGGGQGGGGNFDDPWASAAPAPSRGGSGGNFDEEPPF from the coding sequence GTGCGCGAGGAGATGGTCATGGCAGGAGACACCACCATCACGGTCATCGGCAACCTGACCGATGACCCCGAGTTGCGGTTCACCCCGTCCGGTGCGGCGGTCGCCAAGTTCCGGGTCGCTTCGACGCCCCGGTTCATGGACAAGACCACCAATGAGTGGAAGGACGGCGAGCCGCTCTTCCTGGCCTGCACCGTGTGGCGGCAGGCGGCGGAGCACGTCGCCGAGTCGCTGCAGCGGGGCGCCCGCGTGATCGTCTCGGGTCGACTGCGTCAGCGGTCGTACGAGACCCGCGAGGGTGAGAAGCGCACCGTCATCGAGCTCGAGGTCGACGAGATCGGCCCGTCGCTGCGCTACGCCACGGCGAAGGTGCAGAAGATGTCGCGCTCCGGTGGTGGCGGCGGTGGCTTCGGCTCCGGTGGTGGCGGTGGCCAGGGCGGCGGAGGCAACTTCGACGACCCCTGGGCCTCGGCTGCCCCGGCTCCCTCGCGCGGTGGTTCGGGCGGCAACTTCGACGAGGAGCCTCCGTTCTAA
- the rpsR gene encoding 30S ribosomal protein S18, with amino-acid sequence MAKAAALRKPKKKVNPLDKDGITYIDYKDTALLRKFISDRGKIRARRVTGVTSQQQRQIARAVKNAREMALLPYTATTR; translated from the coding sequence ATGGCCAAGGCTGCGGCACTTCGCAAGCCGAAGAAGAAGGTGAACCCGCTCGACAAGGACGGGATCACCTACATCGACTACAAGGACACCGCGCTGCTGCGCAAGTTCATCTCCGACCGCGGCAAGATCCGCGCTCGGCGGGTGACCGGCGTCACCTCGCAGCAGCAGCGGCAGATCGCCCGCGCGGTCAAGAACGCCCGCGAGATGGCGCTCCTGCCGTACACGGCCACGACCCGCTGA